The Vibrio coralliirubri DNA window CACAATCAGTGAAGCGATTCTTGATAGCCAAGGCGTCAAGAAAAATAGAGTTCGACGCAGAGTCTCAGCAGATAACATTTATTTAGTTAGCCTGTGTTGCCGGGTTAACTTGTGTCGCTTTTTTGACCTGTGTAGTTTGGTCAACCAAGCGACGTTCACTTGGGTCACGAACGACATTGCTTACACGCTCACTTTCACCTTGAATCACACGTTCGTGAAGCAGCGGGATAGCCGCGAAATCGTTAAGGATTTTTTGTTCAGCTTCGATGATCGCTTGGTGACGCAGCGCACCTAGCGGTTGTAGGTCAGCGTGATTCAGTGCTTTATCTACCTCTTGAGAACAGAACTGGCCAAGGTTAAATGAACCCTTACAACCAAAGTCGCTCATCATGTAAGCCACTGGGTCACCTGAATCTAGAACCGTTGCACGAGAAAGGATAAACGCGTCGAACTTACCAGATAGCGCATCGTTCTCGATCTGAGCGTATTCACGAATATCCAGCTCAACCTTGAAACCAGCCACTTCAAGTTGTTGCTTCAGTAGCGCTGCCACTTCTGGAAGCTCTGCACGGTCGGTAAAGGTACCGATAACAATGCTTTCACCGTTTGCTTTTAGTGATTTATCGACTACCTGACCTTCAGGTCGAATCGGCTCAGCCCAAGCAAGTGCTGGACCTAATAGACCTTGCGCGATATCCGCGTGGTTTTCATAAACAGTGTTCACGATCTGCTCACGGTCTACTGCAGCTGCCGCAACCTTACGCAAATTGATATCACTGAACACGCCTGACTTGTTGTTCAGGTAAAGCGTATTGGTACGAGGCATTGCCACTTCGTAAAGTAGGTTCGGATCAATGGTCGCGATTTGTGAAACGGGTACCGCTTCAACGACGTCAGCCGTGCCGGTTCTCAGTGCTGCAGCGCGAGCAAAACCATTAGGAACGTATTCTGCGATTACAGATTCTACTTGCGCTTTTTCGCCCCAGTAGCCGTCAAAACGTTTCAGTTTCGCGCTGGTTGTACCGTTGATTTCAGTCAGCTCAAACGGGCCAGTACCTGCACCAATTGGGCTAACACGACCATCTTCTTGGTACGCGCTTGCTGCTAGGATCGCTAATTGAGGGCTTGATAAACGGCTTGGTAGAAGAGGGTCATCAAAGCTG harbors:
- a CDS encoding ABC transporter substrate-binding protein — its product is MRFNSIKLACALALALPLTGCFDSQSGSSDAAVKSEIRVAMMQPPRTGLSPLSDDAFKLSRWSTAETLVNLSPTSEAQPMLATDWKHLDPLTWQFTIRQGVKFHDGSTLSANSVVNSLQKALEAAPKPRILDGVELEVKAMDNYRIEIKTSFDDPLLPSRLSSPQLAILAASAYQEDGRVSPIGAGTGPFELTEINGTTSAKLKRFDGYWGEKAQVESVIAEYVPNGFARAAALRTGTADVVEAVPVSQIATIDPNLLYEVAMPRTNTLYLNNKSGVFSDINLRKVAAAAVDREQIVNTVYENHADIAQGLLGPALAWAEPIRPEGQVVDKSLKANGESIVIGTFTDRAELPEVAALLKQQLEVAGFKVELDIREYAQIENDALSGKFDAFILSRATVLDSGDPVAYMMSDFGCKGSFNLGQFCSQEVDKALNHADLQPLGALRHQAIIEAEQKILNDFAAIPLLHERVIQGESERVSNVVRDPSERRLVDQTTQVKKATQVNPATQAN